From the genome of Buteo buteo chromosome 4, bButBut1.hap1.1, whole genome shotgun sequence:
GTACGCCACAGAGTAGGAGATGTCTGCGATGGCGTAGACGCTGCCGTAGACAGAGACGTGGCGCACGTCCACCAGGAAGgccagggtgggcagcagggcCGTGTCCACCAGGGCGATGCCGAAGCAGATGCCGCAGAGGGGAACGATGACCTGCCCAAAATTCCTGCAGGCCGgcaccaggcaggagctggcgCCGATGATGGCCATGCCCAGGGCCCCGTAAAACCACTGGAGGTGGGGGTACGCGGCGGCCAGCCGGACAGTGACGTAGACGCCCAGCACGTGGGGGAAGAAGGCGGGCAGCCAGGTGAGGCCCACCTCCCACTCGCTGGCCCCCATGGACTCCTTCATCCAGTTGGCGATGGTGGGCTCCAGGAAGGCCAGGGGGATGTTGCAGGTGGCCAGGGCCCCCGCCACCACGGCGATGTAGGGGTCGACCATGAGGCGGTGGATGGGGGTGCCGACGGGCATGTTGGCCCGcgccccggcggcgcagggcggcgccagggccagcagcagcagcccgtCGAGGAGGCAGACGCAGGCCAGCACCAGGAAGGGCACCCGCTTGCCGGCGAACTCGTAGAGGATGCCGCCGAAGGGGGGGGCGGCCAGGCTGCCGAAGGAGATGCAGGCCAGCGCCGTGCCCAGGGCGCGGCTCCGCGCCGGCTCCTCGGCGTAGCGGTCGGCGATGAGGGCGATGCCGGCCGTGTCGGCGAAGGCCGAGCCCAGCCCCTGCAGGCTGCGCGCCGCGAACAGCGTCGCGTAGTTCTCCGCGAAGGCGAAGGTGGCGGTGGAGAGGAACATGACGGCCAGCCCGGCCAGCAGCGGCGCCTCGTAGCCCACGCGGTCGATGAGGGTGCCGCTGAGCGGGTtcaccagcagctgcagcatggCCTTGGAGGCGAACAGC
Proteins encoded in this window:
- the SLC18A3 gene encoding vesicular acetylcholine transporter yields the protein MSEEGGAGRARAAVARLSEAVGERRRRLGTAMGEARRQRRLLLVVVCVALLLDNMLYMVIVPIIPDYIAAMRGGGDAAGPFAPAGGNESGGGGGNRSLLRPRYPPAAGGNEDVQIGVLFASKAMLQLLVNPLSGTLIDRVGYEAPLLAGLAVMFLSTATFAFAENYATLFAARSLQGLGSAFADTAGIALIADRYAEEPARSRALGTALACISFGSLAAPPFGGILYEFAGKRVPFLVLACVCLLDGLLLLALAPPCAAGARANMPVGTPIHRLMVDPYIAVVAGALATCNIPLAFLEPTIANWMKESMGASEWEVGLTWLPAFFPHVLGVYVTVRLAAAYPHLQWFYGALGMAIIGASSCLVPACRNFGQVIVPLCGICFGIALVDTALLPTLAFLVDVRHVSVYGSVYAIADISYSVAYALGPIVAGQIVHTMGFAQLNLGMGLANVLYAPVLLFLKNVCQMKPSHSERNILLEDEPKGLYDTIKMEERKGVGKTLRPAGEMEENGMDSYRRDLTGVSEEDSSDYEYS